From Pseudomonas sp. StFLB209, a single genomic window includes:
- a CDS encoding CitMHS family transporter yields the protein MLALLGLAMVVVFTYLIMSKRLSPIVALTLVPIVFAVIGGFAPTTGKMMLDGLKMVAPSAALLLFAILFFGLMIDAGLFDPLIRKILKRVNGDPQKIAIGTALLSLLVALDGDGTTTYMITCAAMLPLYKRIGMNPMILATISMLSLSIMSGMSPWGGPATRAIAALGLDATEYFIPMLPTMIGGAMWVVFTAFLLGRAERKRIGNIRLESGGGNCYIEAILEHTPHKRPRLAYVNLVLVIAVMVALVMGVVHAAILFMVGFVAALMINYPKLDQQKERILAHSGNAMTVVLLVFAAGIFAGIFSGTKMVDAMAQTLVSWIPPSWGHWFPLVVALTSMPLTFVLSNDAYYFGVVPILANAAAAYGISPLEIARASVLGQPVHLMSPLVASTLLLVGMVDRDIGDFQKATVKWAVLTSLVITVLALLTGAISLFV from the coding sequence ATGCTCGCATTACTTGGCTTGGCCATGGTCGTGGTTTTTACCTACCTGATCATGAGTAAACGGCTTTCGCCCATCGTCGCCCTGACCCTGGTACCCATTGTCTTTGCCGTCATCGGTGGCTTTGCCCCGACCACCGGCAAGATGATGCTCGACGGCCTGAAAATGGTTGCCCCTTCGGCCGCCTTGCTGTTGTTCGCCATTCTGTTTTTCGGTCTGATGATCGATGCCGGATTGTTCGACCCGCTGATCCGCAAGATTCTCAAGCGCGTCAATGGTGACCCGCAGAAAATCGCCATCGGCACCGCCTTGCTGTCGCTGCTGGTCGCGCTGGACGGCGATGGCACCACCACCTACATGATTACCTGCGCAGCCATGCTGCCGTTGTACAAGCGCATCGGCATGAACCCGATGATTCTTGCCACCATCTCGATGCTGTCGCTGAGCATCATGAGCGGCATGAGCCCTTGGGGCGGGCCGGCGACCCGTGCCATTGCGGCGCTGGGTCTGGATGCCACCGAGTACTTCATCCCGATGTTGCCGACCATGATCGGCGGTGCCATGTGGGTGGTGTTCACCGCATTCCTGCTGGGCCGCGCCGAACGCAAACGCATCGGTAATATCCGCCTGGAGTCCGGCGGTGGTAACTGCTACATCGAAGCCATCCTGGAACACACCCCGCACAAGCGTCCGCGCCTGGCCTACGTCAATCTGGTGCTGGTGATTGCAGTCATGGTCGCCCTGGTGATGGGCGTGGTGCATGCCGCGATCCTGTTCATGGTCGGTTTTGTCGCGGCATTGATGATCAACTACCCGAAACTGGACCAGCAAAAAGAGCGCATCCTGGCCCACTCCGGCAATGCCATGACCGTGGTGCTGCTGGTGTTCGCCGCCGGTATCTTCGCCGGCATCTTCTCCGGCACCAAGATGGTCGATGCCATGGCCCAGACCCTGGTGAGCTGGATCCCGCCGTCCTGGGGCCATTGGTTCCCGCTGGTGGTGGCGCTGACCAGCATGCCGCTGACCTTCGTACTGTCCAACGATGCCTACTACTTCGGCGTGGTGCCGATCCTGGCCAACGCTGCAGCCGCCTATGGCATCTCGCCGCTGGAAATCGCCCGCGCTTCGGTGCTGGGCCAGCCGGTGCATCTGATGAGCCCGCTGGTGGCCTCGACCCTGCTGCTGGTGGGCATGGTCGACCGCGATATCGGCGACTTTCAGAAAGCCACGGTCAAGTGGGCAGTGCTCACCTCGCTGGTGATTACCGTGCTGGCGTTGCTCACCGGCGCGATCTCGTTATTCGTCTGA